A region of Streptomyces sp. WMMC500 DNA encodes the following proteins:
- a CDS encoding dihydrodipicolinate synthase family protein — translation MTPLRAKDVTGVWGTLLLPLDTGDAIDRGRLAGQLDALLDAGLHGIYAHGTAGEFHTLAEDEFDAINELLAERCTAAGMPFQIGASHPVAQTALARARRARELAPGALQVILPDWLPLADDEAVAFLARIAEAADPVPLVLYNPPHAKTPVPPALLGRLLAEVPALVGLKTAAGDDAWYDAVRPHTGRCSVFVPGHLLATGIARGAHGSYSNVAALAPAGSVRWYETMHADPAAGLDVERRLAELFRRHIAPLKARGLSNPALDKFLAAVGGWTDAGVRTRWPATAAPEEAVLPARRDAHELVPELFSLG, via the coding sequence ATGACACCACTGAGAGCGAAGGACGTCACCGGGGTCTGGGGGACGCTGCTGCTGCCCCTGGACACCGGCGACGCGATCGACCGGGGCAGGCTGGCCGGGCAACTGGACGCCCTCCTGGACGCCGGCCTGCACGGGATCTACGCGCACGGCACGGCGGGCGAGTTCCACACCCTGGCCGAGGACGAGTTCGACGCCATCAACGAACTGCTCGCCGAGCGGTGCACCGCCGCGGGCATGCCGTTCCAGATCGGCGCCTCCCACCCGGTGGCGCAGACGGCGCTCGCCCGGGCGCGCCGGGCCCGCGAACTGGCCCCCGGCGCGCTGCAGGTGATCCTGCCGGACTGGCTGCCGCTCGCCGACGACGAGGCCGTGGCCTTCCTCGCCCGGATCGCCGAGGCCGCCGACCCGGTGCCGCTGGTGCTCTACAACCCGCCGCACGCCAAGACCCCGGTCCCGCCCGCGCTGCTCGGCAGGCTGCTGGCCGAGGTGCCCGCGCTCGTCGGGCTGAAGACCGCGGCCGGCGACGACGCCTGGTACGACGCCGTACGCCCGCACACCGGCCGCTGCTCCGTCTTCGTCCCCGGACACCTGCTGGCCACCGGCATCGCCCGCGGCGCGCACGGCAGTTACTCCAACGTCGCCGCCCTCGCCCCGGCCGGGTCGGTCCGCTGGTACGAGACGATGCACGCCGATCCGGCCGCCGGCCTGGACGTCGAGCGCCGGCTGGCCGAGCTGTTCCGCCGGCACATCGCGCCGCTCAAGGCGCGCGGCCTGTCGAATCCGGCGCTCGACAAGTTCCTCGCGGCCGTGGGCGGCTGGACCGACGCGGGCGTACGCACCCGCTGGCCGGCCACCGCCGCGCCCGAGGAGGCCGTGCTCCCCGCCCGTCGCGACGCCCACGAGCTGGTCCCGGAACTTTTTTCTCTCGGATGA
- a CDS encoding 3'-5' exonuclease, which translates to MSSFIVFDLEFTTWPGAPERDWSGPGELREIVQIGALRLDADFAVAEEFEALVRPVANPELSPYFTELTGIRQETVDREGRDPASALGDFLGFCKGRSALSYGNDMIVLGENVGWARARGEQVANGFLDNGFLNVRPWLNTLAPQTAPASSGRLWRALGLPKPAAGAEHSALFDCHSIAAALRHLHAGGAALPAGCL; encoded by the coding sequence GTGTCGTCGTTCATCGTTTTCGACCTCGAGTTCACCACGTGGCCGGGAGCGCCGGAGCGGGACTGGTCGGGGCCGGGCGAGCTGCGGGAGATCGTGCAGATCGGCGCGCTGCGGCTGGACGCGGACTTCGCGGTCGCCGAGGAGTTCGAGGCCCTGGTCCGGCCCGTCGCCAACCCGGAGCTGTCCCCGTACTTCACCGAGCTGACCGGCATCCGCCAGGAGACCGTGGACCGCGAGGGCCGCGACCCGGCGTCGGCGCTCGGCGACTTCCTCGGCTTCTGCAAGGGCCGCTCCGCGCTCTCGTACGGCAACGACATGATCGTGCTGGGGGAGAACGTCGGCTGGGCCCGGGCCCGCGGCGAGCAGGTCGCGAACGGCTTCCTGGACAACGGCTTCCTCAACGTACGCCCCTGGCTCAACACCCTCGCCCCCCAGACGGCCCCGGCCAGTTCCGGCCGGCTCTGGCGGGCACTCGGCCTGCCGAAGCCGGCCGCGGGCGCCGAGCACTCGGCGCTCTTCGACTGCCACTCCATCGCCGCGGCCCTCCGGCACCTCCACGCCGGGGGCGCCGCGCTCCCGGCGGGCTGCCTCTAG
- a CDS encoding ROK family transcriptional regulator, producing MAGNPASAGRLLRLIRSGEAPTRAELQRATGLSRSTVGLRLDRLFRAGWIREVAGTSTGGRPSARLEFDDRHAVVLAADLGTRHGRAAVLDLAGNLLAERTGPLVIGDGPEPVLAEVCRWFGPLLAKAGESAARVCGIGLSVPGPVDVAAGRVVEPPIMPGWDGYPIPAHLRRTFAARLGGAPDVPVLVDNDANLMAYGEQRAGFPDCAAFLLVKASTGIGAGVVVDGGIYRGIDGGAGDIGHIRLHDSREALCSCGSYGCLAAVASGHALAARLDGLGVPATSGSDVRDLLADGHPEAVRLAREAGQRVGEVLVTVVTLLNPGVLMIAGELSSAPFLTGVRELLYRRAMPRTTAHLDVVTARLGDRSALVGAAAMVVDELYAPERADARLAAAGAAAGAADGGPDGDAAGGHPG from the coding sequence ATGGCGGGGAACCCGGCCAGCGCGGGCCGCCTGCTGCGCCTCATCCGCAGCGGCGAGGCGCCCACCCGCGCCGAGCTCCAGCGGGCCACCGGGCTGTCCCGGTCCACCGTCGGGCTCCGCCTCGACCGGTTGTTCCGCGCCGGCTGGATCCGCGAGGTGGCCGGCACCTCCACCGGCGGCCGGCCCTCCGCACGGCTGGAGTTCGACGACCGGCACGCCGTCGTCCTGGCCGCCGACCTGGGGACCCGGCACGGCCGCGCCGCCGTGCTCGACCTCGCCGGCAACCTGCTCGCCGAGCGGACCGGCCCGCTGGTCATCGGCGACGGCCCTGAGCCGGTGCTGGCGGAGGTGTGCCGCTGGTTCGGACCGCTGCTGGCGAAGGCCGGCGAGAGCGCGGCGCGGGTGTGCGGCATCGGCCTCTCCGTGCCCGGGCCCGTGGACGTCGCCGCCGGCCGGGTCGTGGAGCCGCCGATCATGCCGGGCTGGGACGGCTACCCCATCCCCGCGCACCTGCGGCGTACGTTCGCGGCCCGGCTGGGCGGCGCCCCGGACGTGCCCGTGCTCGTCGACAACGACGCCAACCTCATGGCGTACGGCGAGCAGCGCGCCGGCTTCCCCGACTGCGCCGCCTTCCTCCTCGTCAAGGCCTCCACCGGCATAGGCGCGGGCGTCGTCGTGGACGGCGGCATCTACCGCGGCATCGACGGCGGCGCCGGCGACATCGGGCACATACGGCTGCACGACAGCCGGGAGGCGCTGTGCAGTTGCGGCTCGTACGGCTGCCTCGCCGCGGTCGCCAGCGGGCACGCGCTCGCCGCCCGCCTCGACGGCCTCGGCGTGCCCGCGACCTCCGGCTCCGACGTGCGCGACCTGCTGGCCGACGGGCACCCGGAGGCGGTGCGGCTCGCCCGGGAGGCGGGCCAGCGGGTGGGCGAGGTGCTGGTCACGGTCGTCACGCTGCTCAACCCCGGCGTGCTGATGATCGCCGGCGAGCTGTCCTCCGCACCGTTCCTCACCGGCGTGCGCGAGCTGCTCTACCGCCGGGCGATGCCCCGGACCACGGCGCACCTCGACGTCGTCACCGCCCGCCTCGGCGACCGTTCCGCCCTCGTGGGCGCCGCCGCCATGGTCGTCGACGAGCTCTACGCCCCGGAACGGGCCGACGCCCGCCTCGCCGCCGCGGGCGCCGCCGCCGGGGCCGCGGACGGCGGCCCGGACGGCGACGCGGCCGGCGGACACCCCGGTTGA
- a CDS encoding SRPBCC family protein → MELRHEFTVPVPADEVWRALLDIERIAPCMPGAAVESFDGETVRGSVKVKVGPIALTYRGTASFRERDEAARRMVLSANGKETRGAGTARATVMGELTEAGGGTRVSVVTDLAVTGRPAQFGRGVLAEVGDRLVGRFAECLADELADGGAEAAPRADPGPDAADAAADAGPGAGSASPAAAPAAGAPAAGTAAPRTEPLDLVRTAGVPVAKRAAAGAAVAAALAAVALAVRRVRRRR, encoded by the coding sequence ATGGAGCTGCGGCACGAGTTCACCGTTCCCGTACCGGCCGACGAGGTGTGGCGGGCGCTGCTCGACATCGAGCGCATCGCGCCCTGCATGCCCGGGGCGGCGGTCGAGAGCTTCGACGGCGAGACGGTACGCGGCTCGGTCAAGGTGAAGGTAGGCCCGATCGCGCTCACCTACCGGGGCACCGCCTCCTTCCGGGAGAGGGACGAGGCGGCCCGGCGCATGGTGCTGTCCGCGAACGGCAAGGAGACCCGCGGTGCGGGCACGGCGCGGGCCACGGTCATGGGGGAGCTGACCGAGGCCGGCGGCGGCACGCGGGTGTCGGTGGTGACGGACCTGGCGGTCACGGGCCGGCCCGCGCAGTTCGGGCGGGGGGTGCTGGCGGAGGTGGGCGACCGGTTGGTGGGGCGGTTCGCGGAGTGCCTGGCGGACGAGTTGGCGGACGGCGGCGCGGAGGCCGCCCCGCGCGCGGATCCCGGGCCGGACGCGGCCGACGCCGCTGCCGACGCGGGCCCGGGAGCCGGATCCGCATCCCCGGCGGCCGCGCCCGCAGCCGGCGCCCCCGCGGCGGGGACCGCCGCGCCGCGGACGGAGCCGCTGGACCTGGTCCGTACGGCCGGCGTTCCGGTCGCCAAGCGTGCGGCCGCCGGCGCCGCGGTCGCCGCGGCGCTCGCCGCCGTGGCCCTGGCGGTACGTCGCGTACGCCGCCGCCGCTGA
- a CDS encoding VWA domain-containing protein — translation MAGERGGDGGGGGWGDGVAVLVGFARALRESGVPAGTERVQAFLGAVDALGTGRREVYWAGRLTLCGSREDLAPYDRAFAAYFGDRAAPPTPPRPRTAPPPRVRGTAPAAEAPGDDGHRTGPAAPAAARAGSAEVLRHRDVARLSTAERAELHRLRTAFALRGEYRRTARRRPSRRGAVDPRRTVRELLRGGGEATVLRRRAPVHKPRRVVLLLDVSGSMSPYADALLRFAHAARHGRAGRAGRAAPATEVFTLGTRLTRVTRQLSHRDPDAALAAVGAAVPDWSGGTRLGETLRAFLDRWGRRGPARGAVVVVLSDGWERGDVTLLGAQARRLHRLAYRVVWANPRKARPGYAPLAGGMAAVLPHVDAFVAGHSLAALERLAAVVRGAAGA, via the coding sequence GTGGCGGGGGAGCGGGGAGGGGACGGGGGCGGGGGCGGCTGGGGCGACGGCGTCGCCGTGCTCGTCGGATTCGCGCGGGCGCTGCGGGAGTCGGGGGTGCCGGCCGGCACCGAGCGGGTGCAGGCGTTCCTCGGCGCCGTGGACGCCCTCGGCACCGGGCGGCGCGAGGTGTACTGGGCCGGCCGGCTCACGCTCTGCGGCAGCCGTGAGGACCTGGCGCCCTACGACCGGGCGTTCGCCGCGTACTTCGGCGACCGCGCGGCGCCCCCGACCCCGCCCCGGCCCCGTACCGCGCCGCCGCCCCGCGTCCGCGGCACCGCCCCCGCCGCGGAGGCTCCCGGCGACGACGGTCACCGCACCGGCCCCGCCGCCCCGGCCGCCGCCCGCGCCGGCTCCGCCGAGGTGCTGCGCCACCGCGACGTCGCCCGGCTGAGCACCGCGGAGCGCGCCGAACTGCACCGGCTGCGCACCGCGTTCGCGCTCCGCGGCGAGTACCGCCGCACCGCCCGCCGGCGCCCGTCCCGCCGCGGCGCCGTCGACCCGCGGCGTACCGTACGGGAACTGCTGCGCGGCGGCGGCGAGGCGACCGTGCTGCGCCGCCGCGCCCCCGTGCATAAGCCGCGCCGGGTCGTCCTGCTGCTCGACGTCAGCGGCTCCATGTCCCCGTACGCCGACGCCCTGCTGCGCTTCGCCCACGCCGCCCGCCACGGCCGCGCCGGACGGGCCGGACGGGCCGCCCCCGCCACCGAGGTCTTCACCCTCGGCACCCGGCTGACCCGCGTGACCCGGCAGTTGTCCCACCGCGACCCCGATGCCGCCCTGGCCGCGGTCGGCGCCGCCGTGCCGGACTGGAGCGGCGGCACCCGGCTCGGGGAGACCCTGCGGGCGTTCCTCGACCGGTGGGGGCGGCGCGGTCCGGCCCGCGGCGCCGTGGTCGTCGTGCTGTCGGACGGCTGGGAGCGCGGCGACGTCACCCTGCTCGGCGCCCAGGCCCGCCGGCTGCACCGGCTGGCGTACCGCGTGGTGTGGGCCAACCCGCGCAAGGCGCGGCCCGGTTACGCGCCGCTCGCGGGCGGCATGGCCGCCGTGCTGCCGCACGTCGACGCCTTCGTGGCCGGGCACAGCCTGGCCGCCCTCGAACGGCTGGCCGCGGTGGTGCGGGGAGCGGCCGGCGCATGA
- a CDS encoding MoxR family ATPase, whose amino-acid sequence MAREGPAGEPERRGPHGGTRDAREPGPVRPAPSASVGDLRARLEATGYLPDDGLAVACHLALTLHRPLFCEGEAGAGKTALAGALADVLGAPLIRLQCYEGIDSSQALYDWDFPRQLLHLRAAEAAGVTDAGRLEDELYGERFLVARPLLRALRTSPSVLLIDEIDRADDEFEAFLLELLSEYAVTIPELGTLRAETPPVVVLTSNRTRDVHDALKRRCLYHWFAHPGYARELAIVRSRRPRVARRLAAQVTAAVRQLRAMDLVKPPGVAETIDWAEALAALGATELDADLAVATLGSVLKYREDTERAAALDLRGLLAAARGS is encoded by the coding sequence GTGGCGCGTGAGGGACCGGCGGGGGAGCCGGAGAGGCGCGGGCCGCACGGCGGCACCCGCGACGCGCGGGAGCCCGGACCCGTGCGGCCCGCGCCGTCCGCGTCCGTCGGCGACCTGCGGGCCCGGCTGGAGGCGACGGGCTACCTCCCCGACGACGGCCTCGCCGTCGCGTGCCACCTCGCCCTGACCCTGCACCGCCCGCTCTTCTGCGAAGGCGAGGCCGGGGCGGGCAAGACCGCGCTCGCCGGCGCCCTCGCCGACGTCCTCGGGGCGCCGCTCATCCGGCTCCAGTGCTACGAGGGCATCGACTCCTCCCAGGCGCTCTACGACTGGGACTTCCCCCGCCAACTGCTGCACCTGCGGGCGGCGGAGGCGGCGGGCGTCACGGACGCCGGCCGGCTCGAGGACGAGCTGTACGGCGAGCGCTTCCTCGTCGCCCGCCCGCTGCTGCGCGCGCTGCGGACGAGCCCGAGCGTGCTGCTGATCGACGAGATCGACCGCGCGGACGACGAGTTCGAGGCGTTCCTGCTGGAGCTGCTCTCGGAGTACGCCGTGACCATCCCCGAACTGGGCACACTGCGGGCCGAGACCCCGCCCGTGGTGGTGCTCACCTCCAACCGCACCCGCGACGTCCACGACGCACTCAAGCGGCGCTGTCTCTACCACTGGTTCGCCCACCCCGGCTACGCCCGCGAGCTGGCGATCGTCCGCAGCCGCCGCCCGCGGGTGGCGCGGCGCCTCGCGGCCCAGGTGACCGCGGCGGTACGGCAGTTGCGCGCCATGGACCTGGTCAAGCCGCCGGGGGTCGCGGAGACCATCGACTGGGCGGAGGCGCTGGCGGCCCTCGGCGCGACCGAGCTGGACGCGGACCTGGCGGTGGCGACGCTGGGCTCGGTGCTGAAGTACCGCGAGGACACCGAGCGGGCGGCGGCGCTGGACCTGCGCGGGCTGCTGGCCGCGGCGCGGGGGAGCTGA
- a CDS encoding xanthine dehydrogenase family protein subunit M translates to MIPAAFDYARPESVGEAVKALADAGAAGREAKVLAGGQSLLPLLRLRLAFPDLVVDTGRIPALRGVRDDGDALVIGAMTTHHDVMADPLVRRHAGLLAAATATVADPAVRHRGTLGGSLAHADPAADLPAVALALDVELTAVGPAGRRTVPAREFFTDYLTTALAPDELLAEVRVPKYDGWGFHYEKFSRAAQAWALVGVAAAVRRDGGRVAQARIGLTSMGPTPVRAAAVEAALTGAGATRESVARAASAAAEGTRPAADQSASAAYRAHLARVLTRRAVLAAAGPA, encoded by the coding sequence GTGATCCCCGCGGCATTCGACTACGCACGCCCCGAGTCGGTCGGCGAGGCGGTGAAGGCGCTCGCCGACGCCGGGGCCGCCGGGCGCGAGGCGAAGGTGCTCGCCGGCGGCCAGAGCCTGCTGCCGCTGCTGCGCTTGCGGCTCGCCTTCCCCGACCTGGTCGTGGACACCGGCCGGATCCCGGCGCTGCGCGGAGTGCGCGACGACGGCGACGCGCTGGTGATCGGCGCGATGACGACGCACCACGACGTCATGGCCGACCCGCTGGTACGCCGCCACGCGGGCCTGCTCGCCGCGGCCACCGCCACCGTCGCCGACCCGGCGGTCCGGCACCGAGGCACCCTCGGCGGCTCGCTGGCCCACGCCGACCCCGCCGCCGACCTGCCGGCGGTGGCGCTCGCGCTGGACGTCGAGCTGACCGCGGTCGGGCCCGCGGGCCGCCGGACCGTCCCGGCGCGGGAGTTCTTCACCGACTACCTGACCACGGCGCTGGCGCCGGACGAACTGCTGGCCGAGGTCCGGGTGCCGAAGTACGACGGCTGGGGCTTCCACTACGAGAAGTTCAGCCGGGCGGCGCAGGCGTGGGCGCTCGTCGGCGTGGCCGCCGCGGTGCGGCGCGACGGCGGACGGGTGGCACAGGCCCGGATCGGGCTGACCAGCATGGGCCCGACACCGGTGCGGGCGGCGGCCGTCGAGGCGGCGCTCACCGGGGCCGGGGCCACCCGGGAGTCGGTCGCGCGGGCGGCGTCCGCCGCGGCCGAGGGCACGCGCCCGGCGGCGGACCAGTCGGCTTCGGCCGCGTACCGCGCACACCTCGCCCGGGTGCTCACCCGCAGGGCGGTGCTGGCGGCGGCCGGGCCGGCGTGA
- a CDS encoding xanthine dehydrogenase family protein molybdopterin-binding subunit yields the protein MTTAERAAPAVGRSEPRKEDARLISGRTSWTDNLTQPGTLHMAVLRSPMAHARIDRLDLTAVRERPGVVAAFCAADLDGELGSLPCAWPVTEDIVHPDHPPLAVDEVRHAGDPVAVVVARDRYAAADALEAVEVDYAPLPPVLDMEAALADGAPLVHAGKGTNRCFDWPLVNGDYAAARARADVVVTRRYVQQRLIPNAMEPRAVLAAPAATGADEYTLYSSTQIPHILRLMLAVVTGIPEQKIRVVAPDVGGGFGSKLQVYAEEALALVVAKKLGRPVKWTETRSEGYLATHHGRDQIQDVEVAATREGKLLGMKVDLLADMGAYLMLITPGIPLLGAFMYPGIYKMDAYAFHCTGVFTTKTPTDAYRGAGRPEATYAVERVMDELAAELGLDPVELRRRNWIGHGEFPYTTVAGLTYDSGNYEAATEKALVRFGYDALRAEQRERHERGDTVRLGVGVSTYTEMCGLAPSRVLRDLRYAAGGWEAASIRMLPTGKVEVITGTSPHGQGHATTWSQIAADVLGVPVDDVDVLHGDTRVAPQGMDTYGSRSLVVGGVAVHEAAVKVVRKARRVAAHLMEASEEDLEFTAGTFAVRGSPEAAKTIQEVAFATFTGHDLPDGMEPTINAGHVVDPDNFSYPHGTHLCAVEVDTETGAVRIRSYVAVDDVGRVVNPLIVEGQVHGGLAQGIAQALYEEAVYDDDGNLVSGTLADYHVPAAPDLPEFVTDRTETPATSNPLGVKGVGEAGTIAATPAVVGAVVDALRALGVTDVRMPCTPERVWRAIQAAQAEKGASA from the coding sequence ATGACCACCGCGGAGCGGGCCGCGCCCGCCGTCGGCCGATCCGAGCCGCGCAAGGAGGACGCCCGGCTGATCTCCGGGCGGACGAGCTGGACCGACAACCTGACGCAGCCCGGCACGCTCCACATGGCGGTGCTGCGCAGCCCCATGGCGCACGCCCGCATCGACCGCCTCGACCTCACGGCCGTACGCGAACGCCCCGGCGTCGTCGCCGCGTTCTGCGCCGCCGACCTCGACGGGGAGCTGGGCTCCCTGCCCTGCGCCTGGCCGGTCACCGAGGACATCGTCCACCCCGACCACCCGCCGCTCGCCGTCGACGAGGTACGCCACGCCGGCGACCCCGTCGCCGTCGTCGTCGCCCGCGACCGCTACGCCGCCGCCGACGCGCTGGAGGCCGTCGAGGTCGACTACGCCCCGCTGCCGCCCGTGCTCGACATGGAGGCCGCGCTCGCCGACGGCGCGCCGCTCGTCCACGCCGGCAAGGGCACCAACCGCTGCTTCGACTGGCCGCTGGTGAACGGCGACTACGCCGCCGCCAGGGCCCGCGCCGACGTCGTCGTCACCCGCCGCTACGTGCAGCAGCGCCTCATCCCCAACGCCATGGAGCCCCGCGCCGTCCTCGCCGCCCCCGCGGCCACCGGCGCCGACGAGTACACCCTGTACTCGTCCACCCAGATCCCGCACATCCTGCGCCTCATGCTCGCCGTCGTCACCGGCATCCCCGAGCAGAAGATCCGCGTCGTCGCCCCCGACGTCGGCGGCGGCTTCGGCTCCAAACTCCAGGTGTACGCCGAGGAGGCCCTCGCGCTCGTCGTCGCCAAGAAGCTCGGCCGCCCGGTGAAGTGGACCGAGACCCGCTCCGAGGGCTACCTCGCCACCCATCACGGCCGGGACCAGATCCAGGACGTCGAGGTCGCCGCGACCCGCGAGGGCAAGCTGCTGGGCATGAAGGTCGACCTGCTGGCCGACATGGGCGCGTACCTCATGCTCATCACCCCCGGCATCCCCCTCCTCGGCGCCTTCATGTACCCGGGGATCTACAAGATGGACGCCTACGCCTTCCACTGCACCGGCGTCTTCACCACCAAGACCCCCACCGACGCCTACCGCGGCGCCGGCCGCCCCGAGGCCACGTACGCCGTCGAACGCGTCATGGACGAACTCGCCGCGGAACTCGGCCTCGACCCCGTCGAGCTGCGCCGGCGCAACTGGATCGGGCACGGCGAGTTCCCGTACACGACCGTCGCCGGCCTCACCTACGACAGCGGCAACTACGAGGCGGCCACGGAGAAGGCGCTCGTCCGCTTCGGCTACGACGCGCTCCGCGCCGAGCAGCGCGAGCGGCACGAGCGCGGCGACACCGTCCGGCTCGGCGTCGGCGTCTCCACGTACACCGAGATGTGCGGCCTGGCACCCAGCCGGGTGCTGCGCGACCTGCGCTACGCGGCCGGCGGCTGGGAGGCGGCGAGCATCCGCATGCTGCCCACCGGCAAGGTCGAGGTGATCACCGGCACCAGCCCGCACGGCCAGGGGCACGCCACCACCTGGAGCCAGATCGCCGCCGACGTGCTCGGCGTGCCCGTCGACGACGTCGACGTGCTCCACGGCGACACCCGCGTCGCGCCGCAGGGCATGGACACGTACGGCTCGCGCTCGCTCGTCGTCGGCGGCGTCGCCGTGCACGAGGCCGCGGTGAAGGTGGTCCGCAAGGCCCGCCGGGTCGCGGCCCACCTGATGGAGGCGAGCGAGGAGGACCTGGAGTTCACGGCGGGCACGTTCGCCGTGCGCGGGTCGCCGGAGGCGGCGAAGACGATCCAGGAGGTCGCCTTCGCGACCTTCACCGGCCACGACCTGCCCGACGGCATGGAGCCGACGATCAACGCGGGACACGTCGTGGATCCGGACAACTTCTCGTACCCGCACGGTACGCACCTGTGCGCGGTCGAGGTGGACACCGAGACCGGGGCGGTCCGCATCCGGTCGTACGTCGCCGTCGACGACGTCGGCAGGGTCGTCAACCCGCTGATCGTGGAGGGCCAGGTGCACGGCGGCCTCGCCCAGGGCATCGCGCAGGCGCTGTACGAGGAGGCCGTCTACGACGACGACGGCAACCTCGTCTCCGGCACCCTCGCCGACTACCACGTGCCGGCCGCACCCGACCTGCCCGAGTTCGTCACCGACCGCACCGAGACCCCCGCCACGTCCAACCCGCTGGGCGTCAAGGGCGTCGGCGAGGCCGGCACGATCGCCGCCACACCCGCGGTCGTGGGCGCGGTCGTCGACGCGCTCCGCGCGCTGGGCGTCACCGACGTGCGGATGCCCTGCACGCCGGAGCGCGTGTGGCGGGCGATCCAGGCCGCGCAAGCGGAGAAGGGAGCCTCCGCGTGA
- a CDS encoding (2Fe-2S)-binding protein — MSRISVTVDGTTYEDDVEPRLLLVHYLRDRLGLTGTPVGCDTGNCGACTVDVAGASVKSCSMLAVQADGAEVTTIQGLAADGRWHPLQRAFHEEHGLQCGYCTPGMILAARDLLRANPHPTAEEVRRGLEGNLCRCTGYQNIVRAVLAAADAGTGEQDAT; from the coding sequence ATGAGCCGCATCTCGGTCACCGTCGACGGCACGACCTACGAGGACGACGTGGAGCCGCGCCTGCTCCTCGTGCACTACCTGCGCGACCGCCTGGGCCTGACCGGCACACCCGTCGGCTGCGACACCGGCAACTGCGGTGCCTGCACGGTCGACGTGGCCGGGGCGAGCGTCAAATCCTGCTCGATGCTCGCCGTTCAGGCGGACGGGGCGGAGGTGACGACGATCCAGGGGCTGGCCGCCGACGGCCGGTGGCACCCGCTGCAGCGGGCCTTCCACGAGGAGCACGGGCTGCAGTGCGGCTACTGCACCCCCGGCATGATCCTCGCCGCCCGCGACCTGCTGCGGGCCAACCCGCATCCGACCGCCGAGGAGGTCAGGCGCGGCCTGGAGGGCAACCTCTGCCGCTGCACCGGCTACCAGAACATCGTGCGCGCCGTCCTGGCCGCGGCGGACGCCGGCACCGGCGAACAGGACGCGACATGA
- a CDS encoding sulfite oxidase — MIGVMPASPPLDETSYDRRRLRQWLDGDARTPGVARRDMLRLIAAAGGAGALGALGAAPAGAAPAGPRAAGIVKPLPPELFTVRGTNAETNWPALKDTGYHTPADRFFVRNHTATPVLDAAGWSLRVWGDGLRGGEAEFGLDDLKALPAATRSAFVECAGNGRSFFATQQGGTVSGTAWTLGAIGVARWRGARLGDVLRRAGLTRRAVDVMPSGLDDEYVVDGVSLGHVRRPLPVAKALDDVLLAYEMNGEPLPADHGHPVRVLVPSWVGISSVKWVGDVQVSAEPLYSPWNTDFYRLFGTSYPPGGSPPLSRQTLKSAFELPWNATLAAGETHRLTGRSWSGAGGVRAVEVSTDGGATWRRATLVDRPRADGWVRWSAAWRPERPGPAELRARATDVRGRTQPVQTVHNDQGYLFDAVVRHPVTVA, encoded by the coding sequence ATGATCGGCGTCATGCCAGCATCGCCGCCGCTCGACGAGACCTCGTACGACCGCCGCCGCCTGCGCCAGTGGCTCGACGGAGACGCCCGCACCCCGGGTGTCGCCCGGCGCGACATGCTGCGGCTCATCGCCGCCGCCGGCGGGGCCGGCGCCCTCGGCGCGCTCGGCGCGGCGCCCGCCGGGGCGGCGCCGGCCGGTCCCCGGGCCGCCGGCATCGTCAAGCCGCTGCCGCCTGAGCTGTTCACGGTCCGCGGCACCAACGCCGAGACCAACTGGCCCGCCCTGAAGGACACCGGCTACCACACACCCGCCGACCGCTTCTTCGTCCGCAACCACACCGCCACTCCCGTGCTCGACGCCGCCGGCTGGAGCCTGCGCGTCTGGGGCGACGGACTGCGCGGCGGCGAGGCGGAGTTCGGGCTCGACGACCTCAAGGCGCTGCCCGCCGCGACCCGGTCCGCGTTCGTGGAGTGCGCGGGCAACGGCCGCAGCTTCTTCGCCACCCAGCAGGGCGGCACGGTCTCGGGTACGGCGTGGACCCTCGGCGCCATCGGCGTCGCGCGCTGGCGCGGCGCCCGCCTGGGCGACGTGCTGCGGCGGGCCGGGCTCACCCGGCGCGCGGTCGACGTGATGCCGAGCGGGCTGGACGACGAGTACGTGGTGGACGGGGTCAGCCTCGGCCACGTGCGCCGCCCGCTGCCCGTGGCCAAGGCGCTGGACGACGTGCTCCTCGCCTACGAGATGAACGGCGAGCCGCTGCCCGCCGACCACGGGCACCCGGTGCGCGTGCTCGTGCCCTCGTGGGTCGGGATCTCCTCGGTCAAGTGGGTCGGGGACGTGCAGGTCTCCGCCGAGCCGCTGTACTCCCCGTGGAACACCGACTTCTACCGCCTCTTCGGCACCTCCTACCCGCCCGGGGGCAGCCCGCCGCTCAGCCGGCAGACCCTCAAGAGTGCCTTCGAACTCCCCTGGAACGCCACGCTCGCCGCCGGTGAGACACACCGCCTGACCGGCCGTTCGTGGTCCGGCGCGGGCGGGGTGCGGGCCGTGGAGGTCAGCACCGACGGCGGCGCCACCTGGCGCCGCGCGACGCTCGTCGACCGCCCCCGCGCGGACGGCTGGGTGCGCTGGTCGGCCGCCTGGCGGCCGGAGCGGCCGGGCCCCGCCGAGCTGCGCGCCCGCGCCACCGACGTACGCGGCAGGACCCAGCCGGTGCAGACCGTCCACAACGACCAGGGCTACCTCTTCGACGCGGTCGTCCGCCACCCGGTCACCGTCGCCTGA